The Portunus trituberculatus isolate SZX2019 chromosome 7, ASM1759143v1, whole genome shotgun sequence genome contains the following window.
agaggcgaggTATGGCGAtctaaaaaaatctaaggacaaaaacctaacctcatacagacagacactcatacatacagacatttTTCTCTCACACGTCGCGATCATTACTCACATTCTGAACACTATACCTTAATGCTAAAGCTGGCAAACTTAACTAAAAAACAATTACCAAAACAATATATAGACTAACCATATTCAGCGGTTTTTAAGCGGAAATTAAACTATGCAGTCCCGCCAGAAATCCCGTTAGCTTCTAAACCATTTTTTCCCGCTATATGTCAAACGAAACCTCTAGATTTAGTGAGAAAACCGCTAATTTGACAACTCTGGTCGGTGCGCCGTCATAGTCTAAGATAGTACATATATCATTAGTGCGCCACTAAgtaaaggcgttttcagtagcggcgCGGCTGGGGGGCAAACGGAGTCAAACGGAGGCAAATTTTCGCAAACGCGAGCAAACGCCTTTCCAAAGCGTTTGCTCTCGTTTGGCAAACGCTttttagccaatcagcgtggagcaaccccatcaacctcatggaatgagatcaaggagttacatttcgaataaaactgaatagttagatgtatgttaggccatagaagtgggtactgtagatgtagatttacgtttacatattgtgcggcatactggagagaaccgatataaaaaatacggcgtgaaataaattaaggagctgGTGGCAGTGTTGCCAACCCCTACAGACTACTTCGCCCTACACAGACACTGAAATTGccctacattttccttcattgccCTACGATTCAGgatgaatcatgaaaatatctcGATATTAGttggtagtttttttatttatatactgctatatagcaacaacaaaaataatatgttttctcttgtttagtgCAGGAATAGACCTACATCTTatctttcttgaaaaaaaattgaatatataaTATAGATATTTGGCCTCTCTAAATCAAAATCAAGCTTCttttcaaaaataaataaatattcttaTTTTGATTAACTGTAATTTTATGTCCTTTTTCAGTCCAAAACAGAAATAGGCTATAGGAGCCACCAATCTTAATTTACAAAAAATAATTCTAataatttttatacatttttgaaTGAATACATAGATACATTATGTAGATTGTAGTGTTCAGGTTTAATTGCCTTATTTCTACAATCTTCTTCTCTTGCTACCATGCTTGACTTTGTTACAAGAATAGCATTGAGTAGTTCTGGccccattttatttcttttcttcgttttagtGTCAGTTAGCATAGAAAAAATTCTTTCAGTCTCAGCATTAGAGTGGGGTAGGGTTAGAATTAATTTAGCCAAACATACCAAATTTTTGAACGAATATATTATATTCGTCGTCTCAGACTCGTCTGGCTTGTGATTGGCTCTCTCCTTTAAACGGGCCAATCACAAGGGGCTGTCAGATTTATGAGAAGCATTTTATGTTATGACTTGTgacttattatttattgttgaagAAGTTTTTTTGTTACATAGTAGAGGGTAATAGAATTTTTTAAAAATTAGTACCTTTTTTAGCATATTTCCTTTCCGTTTAcataattaatcttttgatgCAAAATAATTATCACTCATACCAAGAAATCGTAATTGCCCTACGTTTTGCTCAAATTTTGTAAAATTGCCCTACCGCCCTACAGACCAGGATATGAGGCTAAATTGCCCTACGCGTAGGGCAATTGCCCTACGGTTGGCAACACTGGCTGGTGGTAGCTTGTGACATGTCGTATCTATCCGTccttgttgtgggtgttgtccgattccatacttctagacgtgacttcgatacaataatggagttacttttctattattaggtgaaaaaatgataatatttttgcaaatccttatatcataaagtaatgaatgatggtaaaaaatAGATTATCTGCTAATTATTGACGTAATTCAATTATATAGGTGTCAGAAAACCGCCGCCATACATCTacaatggaacaccttcaaaacaagcccgCGTAGATCAAACCACTTCCAGGACTGAAGACCTCTTGTTTTTGATGAGTATTGCGCTGCTCGGCCCTCGGCATATACAAATGGTGAAACACTGGTGACCTGTAATACTccccatcaaggaataaatctccaaactcttccactatgctgctgtgtttacgtcTTGACAATAGTGCTGGAGCAGGGGACTGATGTGTACGATAACTTCtcccagggattgagatcacagtgacacggtcgtctggcaccaccgacggtgtcctcagcactgtcctgttcagcgtgaagtcaaacatgtttggccttgcggtgacgctactgaaaacgccttaatAGCCTAAAGTCTGAGAACCTCTGTAGACTGGTTTGTAGAAATTGGATACAATTTACATACATGCAAACAGTCAATATGTTCTGTTAAATCATTCCCGTAAATGCCAAACAATACCAGATATAGAAGTAATCCCATAATAGGCTTTGCTTCGAAGGCATTATTTCATTTAGTCATACAGATGACTTCAACACCTTAAATAGTTCattaaaaaagatgaacagaaCTTAAGCTTAACAGATTTTGTTGAAGAGAATGTTGTGACTAACGATATGAAATGCTTTAGTTGACAATATTCCTGTGACAGGAGAGAGTTCATAACAGCTATACAAGTCAGGCCACAAACAATGACAAGTAGGTAAAAACATTCTGCAGAAATCGCAGTCATAtattccatgcttccatctGGTCCAACACAACGTGATTTATGGAGATGTTTGGTAGTGAGGATAGCTAACTGTATTAATGTGCAGTCTCGAATCTGAAAGAAAGGCTCGAATGAATAACATTCATTCGAACCATGACATTATCAGGGATGTGGTATGTAATGGTCAGACCAGAGTGTGCTAGAAGTTATTTCCTGTGAATGATTATATATTGCCTTACTaatattgctgaaaagatatTGAATTatgctttgttatttttcttaccaaAGTTGTAAATGTTGGTTTCTCatttgacaaagaaaaaaattgcttcTTTACTTTCTATGTAGCGGGAACTATTATCTCTACCTGCAATTGTTAATCTTGTCATAGTATcagtttttgtcttttgtctaaGATACTATCCTTTTTAAAagattatacatatatatatatatatatatatatatatatatatatatatatatatatatatatatatatatatatatatatgccttgtctttcattttcaaGTCTactttgtgtattttgtttttcattagaATCTTTAATTGCTCCTTTTACAATTTTTGTttctatcgagagagagagagagagagagagagagagagagagagagagagagagagaattgcggCAATGAGAAAGAGGCAGAGAACAGTCAGAGAAGAGGAACTGATAAGACGAAAACGTTTTCACTCCAGCCTGTCAAAAAAATAAGGGTATGAGTGGATACCCCCCATACATGTGAAGAATACTCGATACATGGACGGATAAGGTATAAAGTTAGCAGTTGTCAGGGTGAGAAAATCTGGGAGAGATGACACTaacttcatagttttttttttttttttctaggtagAGAATAGATGTGAAGTCTCCAATTTACTTTGTAATTAAAAGGCAGACCGAGGATTTCCAATGTAAAAGAGTGGAGGAATTGAGTCTTTCAGACACAGAACAAAATGTTAAGTTTGTTCAAGTACAGTCTGAAGTTTTAGAGATATCAGAAGTgaggcattctgtggtgtccgtgcgtgatctgtttacttcctgaaggattggtgGTCTCTGAAAAAGTGTGGAAAAGTATAGTAGGGCGGTATtatcagcgtaagagtggataggaaaaattattggtttagagatttaatgaataataggaagaagtgggtgacaggatagaatcctgaggaataccactgttaatagatttttggagaagaacagtggtcgTCTGTCATTGAAACAATAGAACGGCCGGAGAGGAAACTTGGGGTAAAATTGTAGAGAGAAGGATACAAACTGTAGGAGAGTagtttgagatcaaagctttatgccagactttaTCTAAAGTGTTTGATAAGTCTGAGGCAACAACAAAAGTTCAGCAAAATCCataaaagaagatgaacaagatAGATGAAACGTCGTGAAatgatagatgtttaagaatcttcttttatgagaatagattaaaaacttaaGGAACGCAGGAAGTTGTCACGGAAGATAGCAtaattgaaggctagttcaccaggatggccaatgaagggaaaaaagccaaagctggtgatgaacattgaaatctccaaggatggagatctcggCGAAGGGATAGAGAGGCAGAgtgtgttcacacacacacacacacacacacacacacacacacacacacacacacacacacacacacacacacacacacacacacacacactactgaaaGGTTTTAGATTGCTTGGTAAAAAAAGTGGTTTCATTATAGAGGTCTGTCTCTGTGACacgatgatgatattgataatagcaatgttaacagtaataatgataataataataataataatgataacaataataataatgatgattgtaataatagtaataattataatgataataacaagaataatgatgatgataataataataatgataataataataataataataataataataataataataatattattattattattattattattattattattgttgttgttattattattattattattattattattgtgtgtgtgtattattattattattattattattattaatgatatgataataataataataataataataataataataataataataatattattattattattattattattattattattattattattgttaattgtaatgataacaatgattatgatgataatgataataataacaataatactaatatttatgataataataacaataataataataatgataataataataataatgataatgataataataataatcatcataataatgatattattattattattattatgattattattattattattattattattattattattattattattatgaaaatgatgataataataataataataataataataataataataataataataataataataataataataataataataataataataataataattattattattattattattattattatcattattatcattatcatattattattattattattattattattattattatcattatcatcattatagtaattatgataatgataataataatagtaaaaatagaataaataattataaattataatgattatagaaagaaaatataaagaataagaagaataagaagtagaagaagaacaaggaaagaatgtaATAACCATAGGACAAGGAAAGTTTTCGGTTCATTTGCCTTAATTGTTATTTCGTCTGTAGCAACAACAGTGATAACAACAATTGATGATAACAGTGACAGGAATGACAACAGTAACAATGgtcacaataacatcaacaataacatgaagaatgataacaaaaaatattaatattgacaacaagaacagcagcaggagcagcagcaacaacaacagcaacaacaacaaatcaacagtaataacaacaacaacaacaacaacaacaacaacaataataataataataatgataacaataataataataataataataatgataataataataataagaagaagaagaagaaaaaagaagacgaagatcaggaacaacaaaagcagcaacaacaatgataatgataataaaagtaataataataatgacaataataataaaaataataataacaataataataataataataaaaataataataataataaaaatgataataataacagaaataatatgatataaataatagtaataatattgataaaaaaaaacattaacaaacaACTAAGACACAAACgctcaaaaaacacacacagaaaaatcaGCTTTTATCATCACTTCAAATCAATGAAGATGCCTACCGGGACTTTGTAATAATGATGCCTCCAAAAGTTAATGCcaagctgcgtgtgtgtgtgtgtgtgtgtgtgtgtgtgtgtgtgtgtgtgtgtgtgtgtgtacaagtacGCCTGCTACATACGGCGCTATGAACTTGCATCGTAGGTTAGAGAGCCCGAAGGAGAGTACCAGCGTGGCCTTTCAGCCTTCGGTGTCGTTGCAGCAGATCCACGGCAGGATTCCTACATGTATGCTTTGTTCTCttaacaaaattattattattttttcaaaggAAATGATCGGTGAGGTTCTTTGGagtgttttctttccataaatgGTGTTCCAGGATTCCTTGTTCAACTATCACAAGCATCATGATAACCTGGAGAACATCCGCTGGCGCTTGTAAGCCATCTCCGGCTAGCACCGTGAAAACACACCCTTCAATATTCAGTTATttcatgtaactttttttttttatgatcatcattaacatcatgAATACATCCTTGGAAACCCTAATAACTTTCAGTAGAGCTTGCTAATCTAGTGTCACGGAATCAAGAAAACACCCCTGAAAACCCCTGTAACTTCCAGAAGAGCCTATGAAGCTATTGCTGAAATCAAGAAAGCACTCATGAAAACGGCAATAACTTTCACTGCAGTTTGTTGAAAGTCAGGCGCCGGAACTCTGGACGGTGATGCCGTGAGTCAATGGACTTATTTGCCTTCCCGAAGAAGTTTCTTGAGCCAGTCTATCTGTGTTCCTCGTGTTCTTCCTCCGTCCACTACTAAAACCACCGGTGAGCTGGGAATGAACGAGGAAAGAGCTTGTTATtagtagaaaaggagaagagccCCATTTATTCTACATCATATCCTATTGTCCTATTAACACTCAGCTTTTACTAACTGCCCCTTTAGATTAATTTAGCTTCTTTAGGATCGAcaacttatttttcttacatgcAAATATGAGAGTTCTTATTTGAATATAACTTCGCAGCTGGAAACTTTAATCTATGTAGTATATATTTACCTATCGCTATGACGACACCTGATATCACAACTAACGCTATACCAAGATCATGACAAAGGAAATTACTTACTGGCCACCCTGGATATAATTTTTCGAGACAGTGTTGGGAAGGCTGGCGACAGGGTGGTGGAAGGGGAAGGCGTGATATTCCTGTAAGTTGTGATAAGGCACAACACTCTGCCATGGAGCTCTgtacttatcatcatcatcaccactaccatttgACTTGTCCTCATTACTAGTGTTCTTGTTGGGtttatccttatttctctcatcGTTTTTGTTGTCCTCGTCATCCTCGCAGCGACAGCACTCCTTACTCTCGTCCTCGCTCTCGCTCCCTGGCAGAGTGTCTATGGGTGGACgggtggggtgggtggggcGGTCTGAAGGGTGGGGCTGTTGCGGCtggtgtgagggagaggtgggtgagtgagggggTGTGATGATGGACGGTGGGGGAGCGGGGTGTCCTGGCTGGTGTGGCGAGGGAGTCGGGGTAGGAATGTGTGGccgtggtgggtgtggtgtgatggATTCCCCTGGCTGTGGGAAGGGCATGGGGTGTGGATGGGGTTGTGGTTGTCCtggttgtgggtgtggatgtgggtaAGGTAAAATGACTACTTGTCCTGGTTGTCCTGGCTTTCCTGGCTGGCCTGGTTGTCCTGGTTGTCCTGGCTGGCCGGGTTGTCCTGGTTGCCCTGGTTGTCCTGGTTGGCCTGGTTGTCCTGGCTGTCCTGGTTGTGGGTAAGGATAGGGGAATACTATAGGTTTTCCTGGTTGCCCTGGCTGTCCTGGTTGTCCTGGCTGGCCTGGTTGTCCTGGTTGTCCTGGCTGGCCTGGTTGTCCTGGTTGTCCTGGCTGTCCTGGTTGTCCTGGTTGTCCTGGCTGGCCTGGTTGTCCTGGTTGTCCTGGCTGGCCTGGTTGTCCTGGTTGTCCTGGCTGTCCTGGTTGTCCTGGTTGTCCTGGCTGGCCTGGTTGTGGGTAAGGATGGGGATGTGGGTAAGGATAGGGGAATACTATAGGTTTTCCTGGTTGTCCTGGTTGTCCTGGCTGGCCTGGTTGTCCTGGTTGTCCTGGCTGTCCTGGTTGTCCTGGCTGGCCTGGTTGTCCTGGTTGTCCTGGCTGGCCTGGTTGTCCTGGTTGTCCTGGCTGTCCTGGCTGTCCTGGTTGTCCTGGCTGGCCTGGTTGTGGGTAAGGATGGGGATGTGGGTAAGGATAGGGGAATACTATAGGTTTTCCTGGTTGCCCTGGCTGTCCTGGCTGACCTGGTTGTCCTGGCTGGCCTGGTTGTCCTGGCTGGCCTGGTTGTCCTGGTTGTCCTGGCTGACCTGGTTGTCCTGGTTGTCCTGGCTGTCCTGGCTGACCTGGTTGTCCTGGTTGTCCTGGTTGTGGGTAAGGATGGGGATGTGGGTAAGGATATGGGAATGCTATGGGTTTTCCTGGTTGTCCTGGCTGCCCTGGTTGTCCTGGCTGGCCTGGTTGTCCTGGCTGGCCTGGTTGGGCTGGTTGTCCTGGTTGTCCTGGCTGGCCTGGCTGGGCTGGTTGTCCTGGCTGGCCTGGTTGTGGGTAAGGATGAGGATGTGGGTGAGGATATGGGAATACTATGGGTTTTCCTGGCTGTCCTGGTTGTCCTGGCTTGCCTGGCTGTCCTGGCTGGCCTGGCAGTCCTGGCTTTCCTGGTTTTCCTGGTTGTCCTGGTTGTGGGTAAGGATGGGGATGTGGATAAGGGTATGGTAATACTATAGGTTGTCCTGGCTGGCCTGGCTGTCCTGGTTGTCCTGGCTGTCCTGGCTTTCCTGGCTGACCTGGTTGTCCTGGTTGTCCTGGCTGGCCTGGTTGTCCTGGCTGTCCTGGTTGTCCTGGCTGTCCTGGCTTTCCTGGCTGACCTGGTTGTCCTGGTTGTCCTGGCTGGCTTGGCTGTCCCGGTTGTCCTGGCTGGCCTGGTTGTCCTGGTTGTCCTGGCTGGCCTGGTTGTCCTGGCTGGCTTGGCTGTCCAGGTTGTCCTGGCTGGCCTGGCTGGCCTGGTTGTCCTGGTTGAGGGTAAGGATGGGGATGTGGGTAAGGATGTGGGAATACTATGGGTTTTTCTGGTTGTCCTGGTTGCCCTGGTTGTCCTGGTTGTCCCGGCTCTCCTGGTTGTCCTGGTTGTCCCGGCTCTCCTGGTTGTCCTGGTTGTCCCGGCTGTCCTGGCTGTCCTGGTTGTCCTGGTTGAGGGTAAGGATGTGGGAATACTATGGGTTTTTCTGGTTGTCCTGGTTGCCCTGGTTGTCCTGGCTGTCCTGGTTGTCCTGGCTGCCCTGGTTGTCCTGGCTGCCCTGGTTGTCCTGGCTGGCCTGGTTGTCCTGGTTGTCCTGGCTGGCCTGGCTGTCCTGGCTGTCCCGGTTGTCCTGGTTGTCCCGGTTGTCCTGGTTGTCCTGGCTGGCCTGGTTGTCCTGGTTGCTCAGGCTGGCCTGGTTGTCCTGGCTGTCCTGGCTGTCCCGGTTGTCCTGGTTGTCCTGGCTGGCCTGGTTGTTCAGGCTGGCCTGGTTGTCCTGGCTGGCCTGGTTGTCCTGGCTGTCCTGGCTGTCCCGGCTGTCCTGGTTGTCCTGGCTGGCCTGGTTGTCCTGGCTGGCCTGGTTGTCCTGGTTGTCCTGGCTGGCCTGGCTGTCCTGGTTGTCCTGGCTGGCCTGGTTGTCCTGGTTGTTCTGGTTGTTCAGACTGTCCTGGGTATCCTGGCTGCCCTGGTTGTCCTGGCTGTCCCGGTTGTCCTGGTTGTCCTGGCTGTCCCGGTTGCCCTGGTTGTCCTGGCTGGCCTGGCTGGCCTGACTGTCCTGGTTGTCCTGGCTGGCCTGGTTGTCCTGGTTGTTCAGACTGTCCTGGTTGTCCTGGCTGCCCTGGTTGTCCTGGTTGTGGGTGAGGATGGGGATGTGGGTAAGGATATGGGAATACTATGGGTTTTTCTGGTTGTCCTGGTTGTCCTGGCTGGCCTGGTTGTCCTGGTTGTCCCGGCTGGCCTGGGTATCCTGGTTGTCCTGGCTGTCCTGGTTGTCCTGGCTGGCCTGGTTGTCCTGGTTGTCCTGGTTGTCCCGGCTGGCCTGGGTATCCTGGTTGTCCTGGCTGGCCTGGTTGTCCTGGTTGTCCCGGCTGTCCTGGTTGTCCCGGCTGTCCTGGTTGCCCTGGCTGTCCTGGCTGACCTGGCGGGCCTGGTTGTCCTGGCTCTCCTGGTTGTTCTGGGTCTCCTGGTTGGCCTGGTTTTCCTGGCTGTCCTGGTTGTCCCGGCTGTCCTGGTTGTCCCGGCTTTCCTGGTTGTCCCGGCTGTCCTGGCTGTCCTGGTTGTCCCGGCTGTCCTGGTTGTCCTGGCTGTCCTGATTGGCCTGGTTGGCCTGGCTTTCCAGGTTGTCCTGGCTGTCCTGGAtatgggtgtgggtgagggtgtgggtgtgggtgtgggtatgGATGGGGAATGATGATGGGACAGCTACATGGGTAGGGCGTGATTGGGGAGATGGGGGCGGGGGTTGTTGGCGGGGGCAGAGTGATGGGGAAAGGAGGGCGTGTCGGGGGCCTGCCAGGTGGCTTTGCGGTGTGTGGGCTGTGCGTGGGACTTTTCGGTGGCCATTGTTGGGGGCTGTGCGTGGGCTGTACCTGCGAGCCTAACCCCGCACACTCTTCAAGGGGCGGCCAGGAGGCAGGAATGGTCCCCTtctctgtaacacacacacacacacacacacagagtgtaTTATTAAAGCCAAGCTAACGGATGAATTTGTAGTTTTTTAATAAGTAACATAAATCAATATTGATCGTTTCTCCATATTGAaatgtcttctttcttcattttaattATCTTGTGAAGGAGCAGAACTCTATAGCGAGATGTAATTACTTTTCTGTTGATTTAGAGAGATTGTGACAAGTGTAACGAAAGTAAaatccccccccaaaaaaagaaagaaatgcgtCTTTAGTGGGCAGTTTACATTGTGAAGTGTCTTAAAACCTTTACAAGAGTCTAACTAGGAGGGAACACAGAAGCAGACACTCagtccagagtttactagtagAAGGGATGACAAAAGTAGACATCCTTGTACTGTGAAGCCGCGGATTGGGATGAAAAGTCTTACTGTTTGTAagatgaagagtgaaagacaattaagtgaaaaaaaaaaagaaaaataatcgaGACGGCTCAGAACGCCCAGGTTCATAACAACATAACTTTTTCCCTATTTCGATCACACTGCAACACATTATATTgttaaagattctctctctctctctctctctctctctctctctctctctctctctctctctctctctctctctctctctctctctctctctctctctctctctctctctctctctctctctcttacttggcGTGCATTGCACCTGATCTGCCCAGACGCAAATTTTCAGATCTCTGTTGAATAGTGTTCTTTGGGGACAGTTCTGAAGACACCCGCGACCATTAGCACACGTGATGAATTGGCCGCAGTTCCACTCGTGAGGGAAGAGACCATTGGCCTCCTTACAGAATGGATCCAAGCCTCctgcccctctcccctccagctTGATTTCGGTTTTGGAATGGTCATCTGTAAAAGAGACAGATATCATCGTGAGAGTAAAGGTTGTCATCATGTTTATACTGTAAATCCATGGGCACTTGTGTGACTTCCTCACAGGATTCATGTACTGCAGTGTTGCCACCAAGAAACTGATAACAATCCGTGGAGGATACGCTGGGCAGAACTTTTGAAGTTTAAGCTTTGTGCAAGACAACTGGATACAACAGCGAGTCCAACACTATTCCTACTATTCGCCTGCTCACAACTCACTGTTCTTACTGACTGAATGATTTCTTACAGACTGACTGTTCTCCTCATTACATATTCTTACTCTACTAAGTCTGCTTCTTACGTGCATACTGACTTACAGACGGACTCGTGTTGGCTATTTACCTCCTTATACACAATATCTGTTACATCTAGATAATTCTACTACCTTGCAGAATCACCTTGATAATCTTTGTCACATAACATAAGAGCCAAAACTTCACATAGACATATACAACATTAAACCATACTAAAACAATataatccatatatatatatatatatatatatatatatatatatatatatatatatatatatatatatatatatatatatatatatatatatatatatatatatatatatatatatatatatatatatatatatatatatatatatatatatatatatatatatatattctttccttttattaggAGTGAGGAAACGGCGGGAATCCACcacacatttatttttccttgttctctctctctctctctctctctctctctctctctctc
Protein-coding sequences here:
- the LOC123519748 gene encoding collagen alpha-5(IV) chain-like isoform X1, which produces MGRMQPHALILLLSPILLPCCGATHRLAGADDHSKTEIKLEGRGAGGLDPFCKEANGLFPHEWNCGQFITCANGRGCLQNCPQRTLFNRDLKICVWADQVQCTPKKGTIPASWPPLEECAGLGSQVQPTHSPQQWPPKSPTHSPHTAKPPGRPPTRPPFPITLPPPTTPAPISPITPYPCSCPIIIPHPYPHPHPHPHPHPYPGQPGQPGKPGQPGQSGQPGQPGQPGQPGQPGQPGQPGKPGQPGQPGQPGQPGKPGQPGDPEQPGEPGQPGPPGQPGQPGQPGQPGQPGQPGQPGQPGQPGQPGYPGQPGQPGQPGQPGQPGQPGQPGQPGYPGQPGQPGQPGQPGQPGQPEKPIVFPYPYPHPHPHPQPGQPGQPGQPGQSEQPGQPGQPGQPGQSGQPGQPGQPGQPGQPGQPGQPGQPGQPGQPGYPGQSEQPEQPGQPGQPGQPGQPGQPGQPGQPGQPGQPGQPGQPGQPGQPGQPGQPGQPGQPGQPEQPGQPGQPGQPGQPGQPGQPGQPEQPGQPGQPGQPGQPGQPGQPGQPGQPGQPGQPGQPGQPGQPGQPGQPGQPGQPGQPGQPGQPGQPEKPIVFPHPYPQPGQPGQPGQPGQPGQPGEPGQPGQPGEPGQPGQPGQPGQPEKPIVFPHPYPHPHPYPQPGQPGQPGQPGQPGQPSQPGQPGQPGQPGQPGQPGQPGQPSQPGQPGQPGQPGKPGQPGQPGQPGQPGQPGQPGQPGQPGKPGQPGQPGQPGQPGQPIVLPYPYPHPHPYPQPGQPGKPGKPGLPGQPGQPGKPGQPGQPGKPIVFPYPHPHPHPYPQPGQPGQPAQPGQPGQPGQPAQPGQPGQPGQPGQPGQPGQPGKPIAFPYPYPHPHPYPQPGQPGQPGQPGQPGQPGQPGQPGQPGQPGQPGQPGQPGQPGQPGQPGQPGKPIVFPYPYPHPHPYPQPGQPGQPGQPGQPGQPGQPGQPGQPGQPGQPGQPGQPGQPGQPGQPGQPGQPGKPIVFPYPYPHPHPYPQPGQPGQPGQPGQPGQPGQPGQPGQPGQPGQPGQPGQPGQPGQPGQPGQPGQPGQPGQPGQPGQPGQPGKPIVFPYPYPQPGQPGQPGQPGQPGQPGQPGQPGQPGQPGQPGKPGQPGQVVILPYPHPHPQPGQPQPHPHPMPFPQPGESITPHPPRPHIPTPTPSPHQPGHPAPPPSIITPPHSPTSPSHQPQQPHPSDRPTHPTRPPIDTLPGSESEDESKECCRCEDDEDNKNDERNKDKPNKNTSNEDKSNGSGDDDDKYRAPWQSVVPYHNLQEYHAFPFHHPVASLPNTVSKNYIQGGHSPVVLVVDGGRTRGTQIDWLKKLLREGK
- the LOC123519748 gene encoding collagen alpha-5(IV) chain-like isoform X5, with the translated sequence MGRMQPHALILLLSPILLPCCGATHRLAGADDHSKTEIKLEGRGAGGLDPFCKEANGLFPHEWNCGQFITCANGRGCLQNCPQRTLFNRDLKICVWADQVQCTPKKGTIPASWPPLEECAGLGSQVQPTHSPQQWPPKSPTHSPHTAKPPGRPPTRPPFPITLPPPTTPAPISPITPYPCSCPIIIPHPYPHPHPHPHPHPYPGQPGQPGKPGQPGQSGQPGQPGQPGQPGQPGQPGQPGKPGQPGQPGQPGQPGKPGQPGDPEQPGEPGQPGPPGQPGQPGQPGQPGQPGQPGQPGQPGQPGQPGYPGQPGQPGQPGQPGQPGQPGQPGQPGYPGQPGQPGQPGQPGQPGQPEKPIVFPYPYPHPHPHPQPGQPGQPGQPGQSEQPGQPGQPGQPGQSGQPGQPGQPGQPGQPGQPGQPGQPGQPGQPGYPGQSEQPEQPGQPGQPGQPGQPGQPGQPGQPGQPGQPGQPGQPGQPGQPGQPGQPGQPGQPGQPEQPGQPGQPGQPGQPGQPGQPGQPEQPGQPGQPGQPGQPGQPGQPGQPGQPGQPGQPGQPGQPGQPGQPGQPGQPGQPGQPGQPGQPGQPEKPIVFPHPYPQPGQPGQPGQPGQPGQPGEPGQPGQPGEPGQPGQPGQPGQPEKPIVFPHPYPHPHPYPQPGQPGQPGQPGQPGQPSQPGQPGQPGQPGQPGQPGQPGQPSQPGQPGQPGQPGKPGQPGQPGQPGQPGQPGQPGQPGKPIVFPYPYPHPHPYPQPGQPGQPGQPGQPGQPGQPGQPGQPGQPGQPGQPGQPGQPGQPGQPGQPGQPGKPIVFPYPYPHPHPYPQPGQPGQPGQPGQPGQPGQPGQPGQPGQPGQPGQPGQPGQPGQPGQPGQPGQPGQPGQPGQPGQPGQPGKPIVFPYPYPQPGQPGQPGQPGQPGQPGQPGQPGQPGQPGQPGKPGQPGQVVILPYPHPHPQPGQPQPHPHPMPFPQPGESITPHPPRPHIPTPTPSPHQPGHPAPPPSIITPPHSPTSPSHQPQQPHPSDRPTHPTRPPIDTLPGSESEDESKECCRCEDDEDNKNDERNKDKPNKNTSNEDKSNGSGDDDDKYRAPWQSVVPYHNLQEYHAFPFHHPVASLPNTVSKNYIQGGHSPVVLVVDGGRTRGTQIDWLKKLLREGK